The segment TCAGATGGTGGCCGATATGGCAATAGAAATAGCCATCCAAGAAGGGCACTGTCAGATCGTCATCATCGTCGAAAGCCTTTGTGATGCTGCCGCAAGAGGTAGAAAGAAATTTGAATTGTAAATGCCTCTCGAAGGAAATCGGGCAGTATATATAGTATAACACCTACTTGTAATGATCAACGATTCTTCTATGGAGTGCAGCAGCGTTGTCCACCCTTAGTTTcaactccaaatatatcgtgGGTATACTTATGGTCGACGGATGGGCCTGCTTTTCCACCAAGGAGTACCGGTGCAGCTTATTCACCACCACCATCGGATCGTCGCTATCTGATTTATTGTCTGACCAAACCAGAGATAGGAGCTACATTCGAATAGAACATTAAAGATTAGATTTAATTGGCAATGAGCTAATCGAGGCACTTACATCgatggacggacggagggAATATGAAGAGCTTATCGAATATATTCCTATTTATAACCGGCTCCAGCACCTTCAGTGAGCTCTCGATAATGCTCGTGAGTTTATTGCAGTTCACACTGGGAAGAAAAAGAACAGATTTAAGAGTTGAGGCCATTGTAAGAAGGGGATTTCCCCTATATTCATGTACTCACTCTTTCCAATTCTCCCAAGTGGCCAGACCGTCGCGTATACTCTCGGCAATAATGCTCAGGCTGCGTGGATTTGTCGTCAGCACTTCCCTGGGCAGATCCTCTGGCCTGCAGTGGAGATACTTGACAATTAGCGACTCAGCCTCGTGCTCGGTGAGGGCATCCTTCAGCGGCACATGCTTGGTGGTCGCCGCGGACAGGTAATCGGTAACGCACTTGTAGCGAGTGGTCAGGAGTATCTTGCAGCCGAGATTGAACGCCTTCCAGGTGCGAACGCTCTGCACATTTCGCAGCACCAGCAGGTAGTTCTCGTATGGCTTGCTCTTGAGCAGGCGCCGCAGTTCGATTTTGACGCTGTCAATGCGCTGCATGATGTTCCAGGTGCCGGAGTCGCATCGGCTGCTCCAGCTCGGATCGATCTGGTAGAGCAGAGTGAGCAGCATTTCGAGGTCTGCCTCGGGGCTGTTGCAGTTCTTCACATTCAGCCAGAATATCTTAAAGTCCATCTTCTGCTGCACTTTGTACGAGGAGCAAACGTCGAGCACAAGCCATTGCTTGCCGGCGCCCAGGGGTCCATCGACCAGGACATTCTTGGCTGGCCTCAACTCCAGCAGGGCCTTGGTTAAGTCGAGGAACTGTCCACAgaacgtacatacatataaataaaaattaattttaaatatttcattATTGCCAATATCTTACCGGTTTTAGGCGCGGCACATTGTACTTGGAAAACACTTGATTGTCATTGAACAGACGATCCCGCTGCTCTACGTACAGCCTGGTGTTGGGGCTCGGCTGTAGGTACTCGGCTTTGATGGGCCTCATCAGGAATTCGTAGTTGGCCCCATCGCGATAGTTGAGAACCTCCTCGACGAATCTTTTAACGATGCTCTCTGGCTTCTCGAGCAATTTCCAAAACAAAAGGTAGATTCTAACATCCGTTTGATCCGATGCAAAAATGAAATCGATTTCCCTTTTGGTTAGTATCGAACGCAGTGAGTCCTCCACATCCTTGCAGTCAAAGTCCTCAATGAAGGGGTCCAAAAACACCGACAATATATCCTTATAATGGTAATGCATCTGATTCACATCAGTGTCCATTGTGGTCTATAAAAATAGACTGGGCAAaaatacacacaaaaacaacaaaattttTTATCAACAGGTCTTGATTGCATAAACAGATACAAACAGAGAACAGAGTTTCCGAACTATCAGAGAATGGTGAAATTAGATACGTGCAGCGATCGTGGACCATGACAACTCCTTCTGAGTGCTGATCGTCAAGGAAATCCAAAAAACTTGATCAACTCGATCAGATTCGGAATTCGTGACACAGAAGCATACGATCATAAAAGGAAATTCTAGTTCGAATCTGTGCACTGTCTTTCTTCAATGTCTCGTCTCCAAACTCTGACACTAGCCTATTACTATTTACTTATTCAATTAACTCTTCGATTAGATTATGTATCTGTCGATTGCCCGCCAAATCGACGACAGGTGACTCAAAGCCGAGAATTCCGAGTGGAAGCCTGGATGGATGTGCAGATAATGTGCTTAAGCATAACAACAGATGCAAGTGAATGAACTTGGAGCGTTTGTGTGTGCGCTCTTGAGTCACAATGCCTTGAGTTTATTAAAagagaaacacacacacaaaatcgGGGAGGAAAACAGCCACACAACCACGTATGCACACAAGGGGGAACGGGGTGGAGTGCAAGCAAAACACGtaaattaattatattttagAATTTTGGCACTAGTAGAACAATTATACTGCACAATACCAGTGCATTTGCACCTGCAACCTGTATATATACGAACGAACGCCACACACTAATACTCACGTTTGTGTTTATTTATAACGAAACCGTTGTCCTTACATTAAATGAGAAATAAttctatatgtatgtattgcACTTTATCTTATGCTAGTTGAGACATCGGCTGAACGAGTTCTGCGTTCTTTTGTCTTTCACATTTTCTTAGTTACGAGAACTGCGACGAAATttcaaaataataaataaaaattgcaAACAAATTGCGCACATTTAGCACAACAACAGCACAATCTATAGTGTGAACGTTTAGTGGAAGCGAATAATTCCCACGAAAATGATGAAATTTCATTTCAGatttttagcgcagttcaggtgaaagatatcgtggtTTTTTCGTAAGTAGACAGGAAGGATAggatctacaagaagaattaaCAAGCAGTATTTTTTTCCACGGCTTAACTCAAGCTGTTCGCTTATTAAAATAGAGGGGGGTTGGCTATACCATAtggtatatttctgaaagtCTAGCTCACACAGCTTGCATGGTgttttctagtattttccaATATTTTTTAAGATGCATTATGGAACAAAGCATTAATATGAAAATCCCAGGCCACATCGAATACTAAAAAAAGGCATGTCAAAAAGTGGTTTCACACTGGCGCTTCCATGGGGCTTAcctaaaaaaaataaacgGCCAAACTTGTCAACAAATGTGCACTTCATGTGACGCTTTTGATAATTACATACAAATGTAGTTAATATGTACCAACTGTCTAGCTAAATTAATTTAGTGGAAATCATAGTTGACCGTATCTgcttaaaccttattttataaacaatcCAATAAAGATGAGATTTTAAAGTTTACCAGTCTTATAGGAAATTGATTTATGAACGGGATAAAATTATGAGTTCAGGGCTGAGGGTCCtagctagctagtaatattcaacCGAATATCAAAAAGGAGGAACATGATGGAACTTTAATACAATTAATTcttcagtatatttacggtatattttgaagtTTTTGacgtatatttcggtatatttatgAGGGTCTGACGGTATATTTGATGAATAAAGCGGTCCCGACAGTGAAAAGGCGAAATTGTTAATTATCTTTGGCGAAGAATTAATTGGTAAAGTATAGCGACAACAAATCAGCATAATATCAGTATCCCGCATCTAAATATATGCATATTACAATCACGTGAACTTGTCGGCCATTAATATATATAATTCCGACAGACACGCAGACACGAGCAAGCGAAAGTTGAAAGGCAGCAAAGCAAAGGTGACAACGCAAGCAAGacgaaaaaaagaaaaccaacGACGTATACGTTACATTTCGATAAAATTAAGGTAGGCATTGAAAACTGAAGCATCAGTGTCAGAAAGATTTGTGAGTCAGTGCAAGTCTGTAAAGAAAATATAAGAAACGACTTTTTGTgcttgaaaaaaaaaataaaatcacCTAGTgaagaaacaaaatgtccgCAATTGTGGCGGAATTGGCGTCGGCGCTCGGCGTCGACGTAACCGCATCATTGAAACATGAATGTGATTTGTTTAGTGCTTTTTAAAACGTGTTCAGCTAATTGTGTGTTTTTATTCTTAGTTTTCGAAACCGACGCCGCTATCGCTATGTCATGCCGCGCACCCTTCCAACCCGAAGACCAGTATGAGCCACTACGTCTACCGAATCCCGGGGGCAATACCGCCGCCACTGGCTTGGCCCATGACGCCGCCATCCCTTTAGACCAACAGGCGCACTTGTTCAACGATTATGGAGGAGCTGCGGGCTATACTCAGAGTGAGTACGCTCCTGGTCAAGCAGTTGGTTATGTACAGGCCCAGGCTTTGTCTGAGCTGGCCAGCGGCTTTGACGGCTCATCGAAACTGTCGGCGGCCGCCACAGTTTTTATACCGAGGGCAGTCGCGCCCCCACAACCCCAATCGCGACATCAGCAATGTCAGCAGCACCAGCCTGGAGGAACAGCGCCTtacgggcagcagcagcagcaccgctaTGTCAATGGCTACaagcatcatcatcagcaccagcagcaccaccatcagcatcagcagcaccaCAACCATCATCACCACCAGCATCAGCAGAAGTTTAAGAATGATATGCAAAATCTACCGAATTCTCTACAAAGCCGACTGAACGTATCCAATCAGGAGTCCTCAAACAATGGATCGATGGGGGGCAATTTCTATCAGCAGCAGGTACAGCAGCAACTGCCACACCAACAgaacacacaacaacaacacggGAAATTCCAACGTTACGCTCATTTAAATAATTCATTCCAACAAATCGCACAGCAGCCgcaccatcagcagcaacagcagcagcagtactTCCAaaatcaacagcagcagccacaagaCTCTACTTCGTCCGCAGCTGCCTCGTCCTCGTAGTCGTCGAACGCGTCGCAGCCGGACATGGCTACCATTGCATTGGAGTATCTCGATACAGTAATACATTGCCTTAACCAGGTGAGAGTAGCTAATATCCATATGCTTTGGGTCTGGCCCACTAATCGCGTTCTATTCGGTCCATCTTTCAGAATCCGGGCCAATTTGATACAATCGCATCACGTTTCCTAACCATTTTCGACGGCATGGAGAACAACCACTACGTACTCTCGATCGCCATGGAGGATATATTCGAGAAATCCATCGAGCAGCCGAACTTCCGATACATGGGAGCCAAGCTGTACAATTTGCTGCACATGCTGAACCCCAAACCAGACTCGCTGTTCCACACTCTACTCAAATGCAAGCTCGACTACCACCAGGAGGAAGTGTCGAAGTATATGACATCGGGGGAGCAGCAAAAAGTGCGCGAGACTGCGCTCTTCCTCGCCGAGCTCTACATGCAGCTCCGCGGTGATGACGACGCCCGTATCCAACTCATTGCCGTTAACATTGTGTACTCTCTGACCAAGCTCCTGGCCTTTGAAAGTGCCGAAAACGTGCGCTGCATTTGCCAGACCCTGAAGCTGGCCGGCTACGACCTCACCGCCGACTGCCCAAAAGACATACTGAATATAATCACAGCCCTGAAAGAGATTGAACTGAAGACCAACGGCAGGTACGCAATGGCCGCCAGCGTCATTGCCTTGCAGCAGAACAACTGGGGCCGCAAGGTCTCCAACGCCCTCGGTGGCGAGGAGGATACTGTGGCAGAGCCACCGCGCCTCAGCGATGAGCCCGTTTTCTACGGCCCCGATGGCCATGAGCTGACTGCCGAGGAGACGGACTTTCTCGCTGCCGAGGACGATGCCAATGGCAGTGAAGGCGACGAATTCGATGTACGAGACGGCGACCTGGATCTCGATCCCGAAATGGACGAGGAAACCGAACGCGCGTACAAGGACTTCTGCAAGCAGGGTCAGCAGCAGGCGCAGGCCAAGGGCCAGTCCAATCGCAAAACTTAGACGGGTATCTGTGGTTTAATGGCGTGGCAGCTAGGTATAGTACTCGTACATGTGTATGCACGAACACCAGGAAGCGAATTAATATATGTACAAAGCATTTTTAACACATTTCTCGGTTGTAGGATGATCGATAATTTCAGTTGCATGGTTCAGAACCAATTGTGATTATCTTTTAAATTATTTGATAGCAAATTGTTTCTGATATATTTCGTTTCATGCGCCACTATGACATGTTTATAACCATTTTTTTCTAACCATATTTTTGTGATGCGCTTCTTTTGTATCTGTATGTCGCCACATGGTCGGCCCTCCCAAACCACCCCCGACCCAACACAGCTAATCATTTTTGGTTtgttctttttatacccgatactcaaaatgagtattggggtatattagatttgtggtaaaagtggatgtgtgtaacgtccagaaggaatcgtttccgaccccataaagtatatatattcttgatcagcatcaatagccgagttgattgagccctgtctgtctgtccgtctgtccgtccgtccccttcagcgcctagtgctcaaagactataagagctagagcaacgatgttttggatccagacatctgtgatatgtcactgctacaaaaatatttcaaaactttgccccgcccacttccgcccccacaaaggacgaaaatctgtggcatccacatttttaaagatacgataaaaccaaaaacgcagaatcgtagaggatgactatatgttctagagtgtaaaatctcaaccagatcgtataattattatagccagaatcaagaaaacaatgccattctttctcgctctgtctctctctaacacacaggtttcatggtcggctttgccaattgcaaaatatgagttcaaggatctcagaacctataagatccagagcaaccaaatttggtatccacactcctgtgatatcggaccttgaccgtttcgtgtccaaatttcgccacacccccttccgcccccgcaaaggacgaaaatctggggcatccacaaatctcagagactattaaggctagagtaaccaaatttggtatccgcacttctgttagatctcactataaaacgtatatctcagaatttcgccccacccctttccgcccccacaaagaacgaaaatctgttgcatccacaatattgcagattcgagaaaactaaaaacgcagaatcatagataatgactatatctatcagattgctgaatctggatcagatcggatcatttttgtagccaaaagcaagaaatcaatttgcagcggccacgcagcgcccgacgtcacgctcagactgattttctgtctttctcgcacgcactctttgtcgtgtggttcaatattagcggcgtctgccgcaggagagccatactgacttagtatcgggtataactgtagagttgcggtgtacgcagcaactcacaacgttccccctcgtttttatttatttgtgtttatttgcaaGGACATCAattgaatttaatttaattgctAAAAACAAAACCACGATACAGATCGACTGCCACGCCTCTgcaacaaaacacacacaccagcTGCACTCAAAGcctcatacatatgtacacccACACTTACATAGAATATGTGTAGACTTATAACGGCGGaacaaagcaaaacaaaaacaaaacgaaacaaatgcaaaaaataaacaagatAATTTCACATTCAATTAAATCAACATTCTCTTGATCATACATtgataataattataaataaaaattatcGAATTGCATTTAAACCAAAAATTGGTCTGCTATACATAATTGGGCTTCAAATTAATATGCAACGCAGTTTATTTAACAATTTGTTTGTGCGCAAATCAATTAAACCATTTCAACTATCGATAGCACTTTTCTTGTCTGCAGCCCTGAATATTGGACTTAGCTGTGTCTCTAGCAGTCTACACTTAACGTTTCATTGAATAATTGTTGTAACCCTGGATTTGTTGTGCGAAGAATTCAGGAATTAAATATATGTAGTGCAGCCTTGGGATATTGTTTTGTGTGCGGAAAACTCGAGGAATTAAATGTATGTTGGGCTGTGACAAGCCCGAATCTCGTGCAAGTCAAGAACACTCTTGAAGCCTCAAGGAGCAGTGTCGTTGCCCGTATCAAAGCATAGAAGGCCTTGAAAAGAATTCAGAGACCAAAACAAGAGTGACGTCATAATGGtgatatttatgtatatacaGACAAACATATTCATATATGTGGGATACAGAGTTTTGCTAAATATTGGATTGGCTAGTGAAATATACTGAAAAGCGACGCACGCAAACAAACACATACACAGGGCCATTAATATATAAATACAAAACTAGCAATAAGCTGTAATTCTCTaagaaaagcaacaaaaacgcGACAAAAGTGACAACTAAAGGTCACAAAAAACACAGTGCAATGGCAAAACAACAAATACTAAACGATACATAGCGAGGGTGGGAGGGAGAATTGTGCGTGTCCGTGTGTACTTCTGTTCGGgtcgagtgtgtgtgtgtgcgtatgtaTTTTTTGAGTATTTTTGCAGATAACAAAGCGAGAGGTGACGAAATCCTTCACTGTTTTAAGCAAAAATCTCAAGTATCTCATGACCATGCAATCTGAATTGTATCTGAAGAGTGCACTCTCTTTGTATGAACGACCCAGAAATATAATCCAGATCATACATAGCATTGTGTCAGGCGTTGGCGTTTGAAGCACATTCTAATCAATTATTGCGCTCTGTGCTTTTAAGGTCGACTGCAGCGGTTGCAGCTGATTTATGACAGGACATCATGCACTAAGGAGACTTAAGTCGACGTCACCCACAACGAGAATCGAAGCAGAGATAACTTTTATACAGAAGCCCCCACCACCCCCCTCAACATCACAACAAAACGGTCCCACGAGGGTACCACAAGTGTCGTCATGGGCAGCGTCTGGAAGCGTTTACAGCGCAATTTTAAGCGAGCGGCAAAGTTCCAGTTCACCGCCTCCTACCACGACCTGCACGTAGAGACCACCGCCAAATGGTAAGTGATggtatctacatatgtatatctatgGTTGGGATACAAGTATTCAGAGCTCTTCTGGACAGCCGAAAATGAGGAATATCTCGTTTTCAAGTGGCCCATAAACCCCTTCACCAAAATGAGTGTGcttatatactcgtacatgaCCCCACTTCCTGTTGATATTAAAATTCTTTATGCAAACTCCTCTTTTTAATCATCATTTGCATATATGAACCAATATGTACAGGCATATCAGCTCAAGGGCCCACATATCTGTATAAATACGGTAATTTTCCGGGAACAAAAAATGTTAttcattatttcatttatACATACATGaattgtacgagtatgtataaCAAGACCGCGTATGTTCTTAGAATAGATTCGAGTTGAAAGCACTTTCAGATTCCTCAGAAACAAATAATCCATATATTAATTGAATCATCTTTGAAGGCGGCCATCAAATCTCTCCATTGTGTGGACAAGAAGATCGAGACGCGTGGTAAGTGCACCATTACCATGGGAGCCGGATATGATGAACCCCCTGGTGGGCAATATATCCTGGCCAGTGCCGGACAATCACACCATATCCGTCACCCTGTTCAAGGATCCCCGCACTCACGAGCTGGAGGATAAGGATTGGACCTTCGTCATCGAAGATGTGAGTGAGCAATGGGCGGTAAAACACACACATTACTTATATCTTGTAACAGGTCACGCCCATGGGAAAGAAACGTGTGCTGGCCAGCGCCAGCATTAATATGCGAAGGTACGCAAGCATCGAATCTACTCAGCAGAGGTTTACATTGAGTCTTAAGGCGGTCTCGAAGAAGATAACCGCAGCCAGCCTAGAACTAACCATCAGCTGTGTGTTCCTCCGAGAGGGCAAGGCGACGTGAGTAAACACCGGCAGGGATCCAGAGATCCAGTAAAAATGAACATGTATGTGTGTTTTGCAGAGATGAGGACATGCAGAGCGTTGTCTCAATGATGTCGGTGAACAACAACTGTGATGTGGCCCCGCTCGACGATCTAGAGGATATACCGGACCTCGAGAATTTCAGCGAAATCACGGACAATCTATATGATTTCACCCATCAACTGGAGCAGATGACAACGAGCCTCAATGGCTGCATAGATGTGGCCACGCCGCTAAGTGGTAAGTGCCGTCCGTTCATCCTTTGTATGCACAGACTCTTGATGTTTCGATGTTTTTCTAAATGTACGCAAAATAGATCAGACTAGATTAAGTATGTTAATTCTACTTTACTTAGTATATACTAAATATATGCAACTCTTAGCTGTAGATACTATCTGTACAATAATTCCTCATACTCAAACAATGTTTATTTCCCTTTCTATCCAATTCACACCACTCCACACGTATCTTGAATGATTTACCCCGCAACTCTCGTATTCTTGTGCGTAAATTGTGTAAATGTAAATGAAAATTTCGTTATTCTTTTGCGTTTATTTTCCGTTTATTACTCTGTGTAGTACCTTCGTTATCTGAAGATCCCACACCATTGGCCGAGTCCTTTAATGAATTGCATTTTGAACTAGAAGCCGATGGCGAAAGGGAAACTTCGCATACGCTTGAATTGCCCgcagcttctgctgctgctgttgaagaGGGTTCGAAAACGCCCAACGGATTGCAGCCAGTGGTGGAGAGCACGCCCACCAGGGGCACAGGTGAAATCAGGCAAACGGATCAGCAGAAGACACCGGCAGGCTCACTGGGATACAATCACAGTGAGGGATTCGCCAAGGTGATCACGTCCACACCGCTAGAACCAAAGGCAGCCATTGCCAAGGAGAGTGCGAAAGCAAAAAAGGGAAAGGCTCTAAACTTCGACGCGAAGGAGGAGTCTCGCCCAGTTGTCGATCTACCGGCTGAGCCCAAGAAGGAGGAGACCGCGAAGAGCGTTAAGAACAACAGCACGGCCACTGAAGTTGCCCCACCAGAGCAGACCACAAGGAGCAGCATTTCGAATGCGAAACGTGCCGAGCTGCAGCCGCTGAATCTGAATAAGAGCTACGAGACAGTAgcccctgcccccgccccAACGATTAATGATTCTGTCAAATCGCAGTCGAGTGCAGTGGCCGGTGGAATGAACATCCTAAAGCCTGTGGAGAAGATTGTACTAAAGGAGAACACACCCGGCCAGGATCTGCTCGAGTGGTGCAAAGAAGTTACCAAAGACTATCCAAATGTAAAGGTTACAAACCTAACGACCAGCTGGCGCAACGGCATGGCATTCTGTGCCATCATCCATCATTTTATCCCGGATCTGATGTGAGTGCTCTTTGAGATGCACCAGAGATCGTTCATCTTTCATTATAATCTTCTATCACTATTGCAGCGACATGACGAAGCTGAGTGCCCACGATGTGGTTGGCAATTGTCGCATTGCCTTCGATGCGGCCGAATCGCTGGGCATACCCCGTGTCATTGAGCCGCGGGACATGAATCTGCTGACAGTGCCGGACAAGCTGGCTGTCATGACATATCTGCACCAGTTGCGGGCGCACTTTACCGGCAAGCAGCTGCAAATCGAACAAATCGGTATGTAAACTATTGAAGTTCTTATTAACAATCTATTTCACGGTGTGCCATCTCGCAGGTACAACCTCGGACGAGTCAAGCTACGTTATTGGCAATTACAAGTCGGAAAATTTGTCGCAGAACCTCAACTTTTCGCATCTGAAGACGCAGCTGTTGCATCAGAATTCCTTCGACGATGACATCTTTTCGTTGGACAAAGCCCAGCAGCTATCGCCGCAGAGCAAAAAGGATGTGAAGAACCTTATTCTGTACAACTCAAAGAATATCCTGGGCAAAGTGCTGTcgcccacaaaggacaaaaactCGATCAACGCATCGCAGCATGCCTATCAGTCATGCCTG is part of the Drosophila miranda strain MSH22 chromosome Y unlocalized genomic scaffold, D.miranda_PacBio2.1 Contig_Y1_pilon, whole genome shotgun sequence genome and harbors:
- the LOC117190632 gene encoding EH domain-binding protein 1-like isoform X3 — protein: MGSVWKRLQRNFKRAAKFQFTASYHDLHVETTAKWRPSNLSIVWTRRSRRVVSAPLPWEPDMMNPLVGNISWPVPDNHTISVTLFKDPRTHELEDKDWTFVIEDVTPMGKKRVLASASINMRRYASIESTQQRFTLSLKAVSKKITAASLELTISCVFLREGKATDEDMQSVVSMMSVNNNCDVAPLDDLEDIPDLENFSEITDNLYDFTHQLEQMTTSLNGCIDVATPLSEADGERETSHTLELPAASAAAVEEGSKTPNGLQPVVESTPTRGTGEIRQTDQQKTPAGSLGYNHSEGFAKVITSTPLEPKAAIAKESAKAKKGKALNFDAKEESRPVVDLPAEPKKEETAKSVKNNSTATEVAPPEQTTRSSISNAKRAELQPLNLNKSYETVAPAPAPTINDSVKSQSSAVAGGMNILKPVEKIVLKENTPGQDLLEWCKEVTKDYPNVKVTNLTTSWRNGMAFCAIIHHFIPDLIDMTKLSAHDVVGNCRIAFDAAESLGIPRVIEPRDMNLLTVPDKLAVMTYLHQLRAHFTGKQLQIEQIGTTSDESSYVIGNYKSENLSQNLNFSHLKTQLLHQNSFDDDIFSLDKAQQLSPQSKKDVKNLILYNSKNILGKVLSPTKDKNSINASQHAYQSCLTPPPPQSQFVEDADESSLNATQVGGKENASLSVLDAHAANRILTRHKAMSEKAKLMMEKLKFSNGSGDRGDANDEERKQWLREQARRLILETRTKTGGGGGSIDSPTSPTKGKRFNFSPERTISPIQNGSDDFYFENLKKIDEAEPGSGGNKISPSHRLSNALSGGVNINGSPLQSFNAIVDRISQKHEKRGEKLSYIESELEALEREQEAIDQKASSLEAKLRAVMGGNPKTEETEEQLLSQWFTLVNKKNALLRRQMQLNILEQEKDLERKFTMLNQELRAAQSVEDWRKTEVQREKERLLLEELVTIVDKRDQLVQHLHNQEIAIEDDHEIARELEQVDISGGKEKCVLQ
- the LOC117190632 gene encoding EH domain-binding protein 1-like isoform X4; the encoded protein is MGSVWKRLQRNFKRAAKFQFTASYHDLHVETTAKWRPSNLSIVWTRRSRRVVSAPLPWEPDMMNPLVGNISWPVPDNHTISVTLFKDPRTHELEDKDWTFVIEDVTPMGKKRVLASASINMRRYASIESTQQRFTLSLKAVSKKITAASLELTISCVFLREGKATDEDMQSVVSMMSVNNNCDVAPLDDLEDIPDLENFSEITDNLYDFTHQLEQMTTSLNGCIDVATPLSADGERETSHTLELPAASAAAVEEGSKTPNGLQPVVESTPTRGTGEIRQTDQQKTPAGSLGYNHSEGFAKVITSTPLEPKAAIAKESAKAKKGKALNFDAKEESRPVVDLPAEPKKEETAKSVKNNSTATEVAPPEQTTRSSISNAKRAELQPLNLNKSYETVAPAPAPTINDSVKSQSSAVAGGMNILKPVEKIVLKENTPGQDLLEWCKEVTKDYPNVKVTNLTTSWRNGMAFCAIIHHFIPDLIDMTKLSAHDVVGNCRIAFDAAESLGIPRVIEPRDMNLLTVPDKLAVMTYLHQLRAHFTGKQLQIEQIGTTSDESSYVIGNYKSENLSQNLNFSHLKTQLLHQNSFDDDIFSLDKAQQLSPQSKKDVKNLILYNSKNILGKVLSPTKDKNSINASQHAYQSCLTPPPPQSQFVEDADESSLNATQVGGKENASLSVLDAHAANRILTRHKAMSEKAKLMMEKLKFSNGSGDRGDANDEERKQWLREQARRLILETRTKTGGGGGSIDSPTSPTKGKRFNFSPERTISPIQNGSDDFYFENLKKIDEAEPGSGGNKISPSHRLSNALSGGVNINGSPLQSFNAIVDRISQKHEKRGEKLSYIESELEALEREQEAIDQKASSLEAKLRAVMGGNPKTEETEEQLLSQWFTLVNKKNALLRRQMQLNILEQEKDLERKFTMLNQELRAAQSVEDWRKTEVQREKERLLLEELVTIVDKRDQLVQHLHNQEIAIEDDHEIARELEQVDISGGKEKCVLQ
- the LOC117190632 gene encoding EH domain-binding protein 1-like isoform X2 — translated: MGSVWKRLQRNFKRAAKFQFTASYHDLHVETTAKWRPSNLSIVWTRRSRRVVSAPLPWEPDMMNPLVGNISWPVPDNHTISVTLFKDPRTHELEDKDWTFVIEDVTPMGKKRVLASASINMRRYASIESTQQRFTLSLKAVSKKITAASLELTISCVFLREGKATDEDMQSVVSMMSVNNNCDVAPLDDLEDIPDLENFSEITDNLYDFTHQLEQMTTSLNGCIDVATPLSVPSLSEDPTPLAESFNELHFELEADGERETSHTLELPAASAAAVEEGSKTPNGLQPVVESTPTRGTGEIRQTDQQKTPAGSLGYNHSEGFAKVITSTPLEPKAAIAKESAKAKKGKALNFDAKEESRPVVDLPAEPKKEETAKSVKNNSTATEVAPPEQTTRSSISNAKRAELQPLNLNKSYETVAPAPAPTINDSVKSQSSAVAGGMNILKPVEKIVLKENTPGQDLLEWCKEVTKDYPNVKVTNLTTSWRNGMAFCAIIHHFIPDLIDMTKLSAHDVVGNCRIAFDAAESLGIPRVIEPRDMNLLTVPDKLAVMTYLHQLRAHFTGKQLQIEQIGTTSDESSYVIGNYKSENLSQNLNFSHLKTQLLHQNSFDDDIFSLDKAQQLSPQSKKDVKNLILYNSKNILGKVLSPTKDKNSINASQHAYQSCLTPPPPQSQFVEDADESSLNATQVGGKENASLSVLDAHAANRILTRHKAMSEKAKLMMEKLKFSNGSGDRGDANDEERKQWLREQARRLILETRTKTGGGGGSIDSPTSPTKGKRFNFSPERTISPIQNGSDDFYFENLKKIDEAEPGSGGNKISPSHRLSNALSGGVNINGSPLQSFNAIVDRISQKHEKRGEKLSYIESELEALEREQEAIDQKASSLEAKLRAVMGGNPKTEETEEQLLSQWFTLVNKKNALLRRQMQLNILEQEKDLERKFTMLNQELRAAQSVEDWRKTEVQREKERLLLEELVTIVDKRDQLVQHLHNQEIAIEDDHEIARELEQVDISGGKEKCVLQ